In one Colletotrichum destructivum chromosome 2, complete sequence genomic region, the following are encoded:
- a CDS encoding Putative copper amine oxidase gives MGDTSTARKVHPLDPLQPGEISQAAEVVRRLNEHARIFFRAISLAEPPKRVLKDFLDNEHAGETTFVYPARQARVQAYIDETLHELVVDLDSATVASDDLLRGKHSYIDTEFMAQVAAACLADQKVQQEIQSLKLPEGATVVVEPWAYATDGMKDMRERWTMAWFYMRLSDNPDANYYAYPLDICAEVSNSLEVVKIYRLPSGEHDAIHNVAKEFDRQKIHSNSEYHPDLVPERRTTTKPYHVSQPEGPSFSIDGNHISWEKWTMRLGFNYREGMTLHDVRFEGRSLFYRLSLAEMFVPYGDPRCPYPRKAAFDLGNDGAGINANNLQLGCDCLGHIKYFDGWLSTSAGEPLRMPNVVCCHEVDDGILWKHTNFRTGNAVVARSRVLVLQTIITVSNYEYIFLFLFQQDGSVSYEVRATGIMSTAPIDLGTKVPWATVVAPGVVAPFHQHIFCLRIDPAIDGHRNSLVVEESHPIPFAGESDPYNPFGVGYTTKSQTVERETGLDLDFATNRTFKIVNEGVVNPTTGTPVGFKLLPCYSQLLLAHPDSWHGKRAEYAAHAVWVTRHRDEELFPAGRFTMQSTGGEGIASWIRRRAGDDDDDDDDDELSLVRDQDIVVWHTFGSTHNPRAEDWPVMPCEKMAVGLKPASFFRGNPALDVPISSQDENRSVLVQGG, from the exons ATGGGAGACACCAGCACCGCCCGAAAGGTGCACCCGCTGGATCCGCTCCAGCCGGGAGAGATCAGCCAG GCAGCTGAGGTTGTTCGTAGATTGAATGAACATGCCCGAATTTTCTTCAGGGCCATCTCCCTGGCGGAGCCTCCCAAGCGAGTGCTGAAAGATTTCCTCGACAACGAGCATGCTGGCGAGACCACGTTCGTGTATCCGGCGCGACAAGCCCGGGTCCAGGCGTACATCGACGAGACCTTGCATGAGCTCGTTGTGGACTTGGACTCGGCGACAGTCGCGTCTGATGACCTCCTCCGTGGGAAGCACTCGTACATCGATACTGAGTTCATGGCCCAGGTTGCAGCGGCATGTCTTGCGGACCAGAAGGTTCAGCAGGAGATCCAATCCCTGAAGCTTCCAGAGGGGGCAACGGTAGTGGTTGAGCCGTGGGCGTATGCCACAGACGGCATGAAGGACATGAGGGAACGATGGACTATG GCCTGGTTCTACATGCGTCTCTCCGACAACCCCGATGCGAACTACTACGCTTATCCACTGGACATTTGTGCCGAGGTCTCCAACTctctcgaggtcgtcaagatTTATCGTCTGCCGTCCGGAGAGCACGATGCCATTCACAACGTGGCGAAGGAGTTCGACCGGCAGAAGATCCATTCCAACAGCGAGTATCATCCCGATTTGGTCCCGGAacggaggacgacgacgaagccctACCATGTCTCCCAGCCCGAGGGCCCGTCGTTCAGCATCGACGGCAACCACATCTCCTGGGAGAAGTGGACCATGAGGCTCGGCTTCAACTACAGGGAGGGCATGACGCTTCATGACGTCCGCTTCGAGGGCCGAAGCCTGTTCTATCGCCTGTCCCTGGCCGAGATGTTCGTGCCATACGGCGACCCCCGGTGCCCCTACCCGCGCAAGGCCgccttcgacctcggcaacgacggcgccggcatcaacGCCAACAACCTCCAGCTGGGCTGCGACTGTCTCGGCCACATCAAGTACTTTGACGGGTGGCTGAGCACGTCCGCCGGCGAGCCGCTGAGGATGCCCAACGTCGTCTGCTGccacgaggtcgacgacggcatcctgTGGAAGCACACCAACTTCCGCACGGgcaacgccgtcgtcgcgagGTCGAGGGTCCTCGTACTAcagaccatcatcaccgtcaGCAACTACGAGTAtatcttcctcttcctcttccagcAGGACGGCTCCGTCTCCTACGAGGTCCGCGCCACGGGCATCatgtcgacggcgcccatcgacctcggcacCAAGGTCCCGTGGGCCACCGTCGTGGCCCCCGGCGTCGTTGCGCCGTTCCACCAGCACATCTTCTGCCTGCGGATCGACCCGGCCATCGACGGACACCGGAACTCCCTGGTCGTCGAGGAGTCGCATCCGATCCCGTTCGCCGGAGAATCGGACCCGTATAACCCCTTTGGCGTCGGGTATACCACCAAGTCGCAAACGGTGGAGAGGGAGACCGGTCTCGATCTGGACTTCGCCACCAACCGGACGTTCAAGATCGTCAACGAAGGCGTCGTCAACCCGACAACGGGCACCCCGGTGGGCTTTAAGCTCCTGCCGTGCTACAGCCAGCTACTCCTAGCCCATCCCGACAGCTGGCACGGCAAACGCGCAGAGTACGCAGCGCACGCCGTCTGGGTGACGCGCCACCGGGACGAAGAGCTCTTCCCGGCCGGACGGTTCACCATGCAGTCGACCGGCGGGGAAGGGATCGCGTCCTGGATCCGGCGGCGCGcgggtgatgatgatgatgatgatgatgatgatgagctGTCTCTGGTGCGGGACCAAGACATCGTGGTCTGGCACACCTTCGGCTCGACTCACAACCCGCGCGCCGAGGACTGGCCCGTCATGCCGTGCGAGAAGATGGCGGTGGGGCTGAAGccggccagcttcttcagGGGCAACCCTGCCCTCGATGTGCCGATTTCGTCGCAGGATGAGAACCGGAGTGTGTTGGTGCAGGGCGGATAA
- a CDS encoding Putative berberine/berberine, FAD-binding domain, PCMH-type, FAD-binding, type PCMH, subdomain 2, which translates to MRRSHVDVISPCVSARSTIRLTRSHLSRRTASPQPAIIIGGSSQTERHANATHLACLVRALCPIVFFFADYSLCHPQVPWRTMSRLGQVLLLAAALPLACAQTIVVDDAVLEANESTVAPAAEPVFTAASDLLDEESVQLTDAVLANLTDLSLSNISLFDFDTTAAGEKRAGAARTFNKCKTYPGDFLWPSKPVWNIFNLLTGFAVSETVPIGASCFDDFGNYNASRCEYITNQWTNSTIHADDPTSVMSPLYQGLTCMPPSVDNSSAGTCTVGGFPSYVVKATNVAQIQLAVNFARNLNLRLVVKNTGHDFNGRSTGSGALSVWTHLLKSISFHKTYTTPSYAGPAIKVAAGVQGFELYEAAERFGVTAVGGEGMTVGFAGGYLAGGGHSPLSPKYGIAADSVLSIDVVTPDGRFVTANEKQNTELFWALRGGGGNTFGVVTSYVVKAYPKLDTVAVMTFSFSTSETVSHDAFWAGVKAYWEGLPTWNAAGNYEYWNIFHTGPGSLTFTMLPWFAPNMTLAELKALTAPLFAKWADLGIVVDPVYTEHKSFLPAWKAGFPKEIVGGTAAKTACRLFPTENFSDAAKFDATFEALKGLSDKGGQIIGFGITGGPGPYPDNAVNPAWRGSAMFAISVLQWDVGTPAEVAAEKSKLLTNEWMQPWRDVTPGGGGYASEGDVTEPDFQQSFYGTEKYARLLALKNKIDPTGVFYANLGVGSESWYVTRQLEGLPTQNGRLCRV; encoded by the exons ATGCGACGTTCCCACGTGGATGTTATAAGTCCATGTGTTTCTGCTCGCTCGACTATCCGCCTCACTCGCTCGCATCTTTCCCGCCGCACCGCCAGCCCTCAGCCGGCCATCATCATTGGAGGTTCTAGTCAGACAGAAAGGCACGCAAACGCAACACACCTTGCCTGCCTTGTCCGCGCCCTCTGTCCAATCGTTTTTTTCTTCGCCGATTACAGTCTCTGCCACCCCCAAGTTCCTTGGCGCACCATGTCTCGACTCGGTCAAGTCCTCTTGCTGGCGGCTGCCCTGCCTCTGGCCTGTGCCCAGACCatcgttgttgatgatgcaGTCCTTG AGGCCAACGAGTCGACCGTGGCCCCGGCCGCTGAGCCCGTCTTCACGGCTGCTTCCGAtctgctggacgaggagagcgtCCAGCTGACCGATGCCGTCCTGGCCAACCTCACggacctctctctctccaacaTTTCTCTCTTCGACTTCGACACCACCGCCGCGGGCGAGAAgcgtgccggcgccgcccgcacCTTCAACAAGTGCAAGACGTACCCTGGCGACTTCCTGTGGCCCAGCAAGCCCGTATGGAACATCTTCAACCTCCTCACTGGTTTTGCTGTCAGTGAGACGGTGCCCATTGGCGCCTCCTGTTTCGACGACTTTGGCAACTATAATGCCAGTCGCTGCGAGTACATCACCAACCAATGGACGAACTCGACTATTCA TGCCGACGACCCTACCTCGGTCATGAGTCCCCTTTACCAGGGCCTGACCTGcatgccgccctcggtcGACAACAGCTCTGCCGGCACCTGCACCGTCGGCGGGTTCCCCTCgtacgtcgtcaaggccacCAACGTCGCCCAGATCCAGCTGGCCGTCAACTTTGCCCGCAACCTCAACCTCCGCCTGGTGGTCAAGAACACCGGCCACGACTTCAACGGCCGCTCCACCGGCTCCGGTGCCCTCTCCGTCTGGACCCATCTCCTGAAGAGCATCAGCTTCCACAAGACCTACACGACCCCCTCGTACGCCGGCCCGGCTATTAAGGTCGCCGCTGGTGTGCAGGGCTTCGAGCTCTatgaggccgccgagaggtTCGGCGTAACCGCTGTCGGGGGCGAGGGCATGACTGTTGGCTTTGCCGGAGGTTACCTTGCCGGGGGCGGCCACTCGCCGCTCTCGCCCAAGTACGGCATTGCCGCTGACTCG GTCTTGagcatcgacgtcgtcaccCCTGACGGCCGCTTCGTGACCGCCAACGAGAAACAGAACACGGAGCTGTTTTGGGCCCTccgcggtggtggtggca ACACTTTCGGTGTTGTCACTTCgtacgtcgtcaaggcctACCCCaagctcgacaccgtcgccgtcatgaCCTTCAGCTTCAGCACCAGCGAAACCGTGAGCCACGACGCCTTCTGGGCCGGTGTCAAGGCCTACTGGGAGGGTCTCCCCACTTGGAACGCCGCCGGAAACTACGAGTACTGGAACATCTTCCACACCGGCCCGGGCTCCCTGACCTTCACCATGCTCCCCTGGTTCGCCCCGAACAtgaccctcgccgagctcaaggCCCTCACCGCGCCCCTCTTCGCCAAGTGGGCcgacctcggcatcgtcgtcgacccggtCTACACGGAGCACAAGAGCTTCCTGCCCGCCTGGAAGGCCGGCTTCCCCAAGGagatcgtcggcggcaccgccgccaagacGGCATGCCGCCTCTTCCCCACCGAGAACTTCTCCGACGCGGCCAAGTTCGACGCCACCTTCGAGGCCCTCAAGGGCCTTAGCGACAAGGGCGGCCAGATTATCGGCTTCGGCATCACGGGCGGGCCCGGCCCGTACCCCGACAACGCCGTCAACCCGGCCTGGCGCGGCTCCGCCATGTTCGCCATCTCGGTCCTCCAGTGGGACGTCGGCaccccggccgaggtcgcggcCGAGAAGTCCAAGTTGCTGACCAACGAGTGGATGCAGCCCTGGCGGGACGTCacccccggcggcggcgggtacGCGAGCGAGGGCGACGTGACCGAGCCCGACTTTCAGCAGTCCTTCTACGGCACCGAGAAGTACGCCCGCCTTCTCGCCCTCAAGAACAAAATTGACCCCACGGGAGTCTTCTACGCCAACCTGGGTGTCGGCAGCGAGAGCTGGTACGTAACGCGCCAACTCGAGGGCCTGCCAACCCAGAACGGTCGTCTCTGCCGAGTCTGA